One region of Microscilla marina ATCC 23134 genomic DNA includes:
- a CDS encoding SpoIIE family protein phosphatase, which yields MNKALHCVLLVLLIIDTVQGQTTRTKAGKPLIEVYNTKTYGGDRQVWAIAQDKRGVMYFGHNKGLIEYDGVSWRKIATPHNKRVRSLAVDKQGTVYVASVGDFGYLKPDSRGFLQYQSLLPELPKNSRDFGDVWRVSIVKNKVNFITFPHLYCFQNKKLLRIYHSPKPYRFHYSFNIAGMLYQPRQANGITTYDADSLKTIAGAANIGESRVFAMLPYPGQKILLCEATTKFWLYDTNTQQAKRFRSDLDNTWEKQAIYCGVNLPNGLFAFGSRLRGVIIMNRQGKVIDLIDKTKGLPDNTVWSLYYEPNTQNLWVGTDQGIARIDVSSPLEQFDDIHGLEGSIDDILRFKNTLYVSSGVGVFRLKNNRFQRIKGIKRQTWGLWSYQAPNVKEEHLMISNNLGIYTLKDTIAQLILPEKSVFRTHTDHTNPRRMYIGFIDGLGSVVYKNRQWQIEVERYEGLTEPVRQVLQDKQNRVWVSTRYKGVGLLEGKKITMFDSTAGLPPGRVNIVFQGGQLYHLTQKGEYVFDEAKRRFHKSHVLSKPLGDTPLSFLSFDSTQAYCIAKQLPKKQYVPYVKRGQHYRADTSVFKPIYDKMLDRVEVETNGIFWLSSDEGFFRYDAKAPFLLQKKFTTLIRRVQAHPDSLLYAGYQPPPSPTLSYSHNSLTFAYAALYFGFAHKNQYSYQLVGYDKEWSEWSSDNKKGYTNLNEGKYTFRVKSRNLYGIESNIATYSFIILPPWYRTWWAFVVYVLLLLVIIAGSIRWYTARLQRQKVMLEKKVQRRTREILKQKEEIQAQNEELWQQSEEIASQRDAIEEARDALNLKNLHMKQSIKSAETIQSAILPLIEDLQQALHEHFVIFMPRDIVSGDFYYLETVGNKTIVAAIDCTGHGVPGAFMSLIGYTLLNDIVNVQQKTNPGNILETLRVELKVALKQEKTGRHNGMDVAMVTLEHLPEAQVKVLFAGARRPLWYIEPNHPEVQQISGSKISVGFNYEHKRTIATHELLLATGTKLYLGSDGFADQNNDCRQKFGSVQLIKLLASTSHLPLTKQRHCLEKVLKEFMAGTEQRDDILLMGIKL from the coding sequence ATGAATAAAGCACTTCATTGTGTCCTTTTAGTTTTACTCATCATTGATACTGTACAGGGGCAGACAACCCGAACCAAAGCAGGCAAGCCTTTAATAGAGGTATACAATACTAAAACCTATGGTGGAGACCGCCAGGTATGGGCAATAGCTCAAGACAAGAGAGGGGTGATGTATTTTGGGCACAACAAGGGTTTGATTGAGTATGATGGGGTATCGTGGAGAAAAATAGCTACTCCTCATAACAAAAGAGTACGATCGCTTGCTGTAGACAAACAAGGTACTGTATATGTGGCTTCAGTAGGAGACTTTGGTTACCTCAAACCCGACTCAAGAGGTTTTTTACAATATCAGTCGTTGCTGCCTGAACTCCCCAAAAACAGTCGTGACTTTGGCGATGTATGGCGAGTGAGTATTGTAAAAAATAAGGTCAACTTTATTACTTTTCCACATTTGTATTGTTTCCAAAACAAAAAATTACTGCGCATATACCACTCGCCCAAACCCTACCGCTTTCATTATAGCTTTAATATTGCTGGTATGCTTTACCAACCTCGCCAAGCCAATGGTATAACCACCTATGACGCTGACTCGCTTAAAACCATTGCTGGGGCTGCTAACATAGGAGAATCACGTGTATTTGCTATGTTACCCTATCCGGGGCAAAAAATATTACTTTGCGAAGCCACTACCAAGTTTTGGTTGTATGACACAAATACACAGCAAGCAAAACGTTTTCGTTCTGACTTAGACAACACTTGGGAAAAACAAGCCATTTACTGCGGAGTGAATCTACCCAATGGTTTATTTGCATTTGGCTCCAGATTGCGAGGGGTGATCATTATGAACAGACAAGGTAAAGTAATAGACTTGATTGATAAAACTAAAGGTTTGCCCGACAATACCGTGTGGAGTCTCTATTATGAACCAAACACCCAAAACCTATGGGTGGGCACCGACCAAGGCATTGCCCGAATAGACGTAAGCTCACCTCTGGAACAGTTTGATGATATACATGGGCTTGAGGGTTCTATAGATGATATACTTCGTTTTAAGAATACTTTGTATGTATCGAGCGGTGTGGGAGTATTTCGCCTCAAAAACAATCGTTTTCAACGTATAAAAGGCATCAAACGACAAACTTGGGGGCTTTGGTCATACCAAGCCCCTAATGTGAAAGAGGAACATTTAATGATAAGCAACAACCTAGGCATATATACACTAAAAGACACTATTGCTCAATTGATTTTACCCGAAAAAAGCGTGTTCCGGACGCATACCGACCATACTAACCCACGCCGAATGTACATAGGTTTTATAGACGGATTGGGGTCAGTTGTCTATAAAAATCGCCAATGGCAGATCGAAGTAGAACGCTACGAAGGGCTCACTGAGCCGGTTCGGCAGGTGTTGCAAGACAAGCAAAACCGGGTTTGGGTAAGCACACGCTACAAGGGGGTAGGCTTGTTGGAAGGCAAAAAAATCACTATGTTTGATTCTACTGCTGGGTTACCACCTGGCAGAGTAAACATAGTGTTTCAAGGTGGCCAACTCTATCATCTTACCCAAAAAGGGGAATATGTTTTTGATGAGGCTAAAAGACGCTTTCATAAATCACATGTTTTAAGTAAACCACTGGGTGATACACCCCTCAGTTTTTTATCGTTTGACTCTACCCAAGCTTATTGTATTGCTAAACAGCTTCCTAAAAAACAGTATGTACCTTATGTCAAACGAGGACAGCACTACCGGGCAGATACATCAGTGTTTAAACCCATTTATGACAAAATGCTTGATCGGGTAGAGGTAGAAACTAATGGAATATTTTGGTTGTCGTCTGACGAAGGTTTTTTCAGGTATGATGCCAAAGCACCTTTTCTGTTGCAAAAGAAATTCACCACACTTATTCGTCGGGTGCAAGCCCACCCCGACTCGCTTCTATATGCAGGCTACCAACCCCCCCCCTCTCCTACCCTATCCTATAGTCATAACTCACTTACTTTTGCCTACGCTGCCTTATATTTTGGCTTTGCCCACAAAAACCAATACAGTTACCAATTGGTAGGCTATGACAAAGAGTGGTCGGAATGGAGTAGTGACAATAAAAAAGGGTATACCAACCTCAATGAGGGCAAATATACTTTTCGGGTAAAATCCCGCAACCTTTACGGTATCGAGAGCAACATTGCCACCTATAGCTTTATTATACTTCCCCCCTGGTATCGCACCTGGTGGGCGTTTGTAGTATATGTATTGCTATTGCTCGTGATCATAGCAGGCAGTATTCGCTGGTACACGGCGCGTTTGCAACGACAAAAAGTAATGCTAGAGAAAAAGGTACAAAGACGTACAAGGGAGATTTTAAAGCAAAAAGAAGAAATTCAGGCACAAAACGAGGAGTTATGGCAACAAAGCGAAGAAATTGCCAGTCAACGAGATGCTATAGAAGAAGCCCGTGATGCCTTGAACCTAAAAAATCTACATATGAAGCAGAGCATCAAATCAGCCGAAACCATTCAGTCGGCCATATTGCCTCTGATAGAAGACCTGCAACAGGCCCTACACGAACACTTTGTTATTTTTATGCCTCGCGATATTGTATCAGGTGACTTTTACTATTTAGAAACCGTAGGCAACAAAACCATTGTGGCTGCCATTGACTGTACCGGGCACGGGGTACCAGGGGCATTTATGAGCCTGATTGGGTATACCTTGCTCAATGATATTGTGAATGTACAGCAAAAAACCAATCCTGGCAACATATTGGAGACCCTCAGAGTAGAACTAAAAGTAGCATTAAAACAAGAAAAAACGGGCAGGCATAATGGCATGGATGTAGCTATGGTGACCTTGGAACACCTCCCTGAAGCGCAAGTAAAAGTACTTTTTGCCGGAGCACGGCGTCCCCTTTGGTATATTGAACCCAACCACCCAGAGGTACAACAAATAAGTGGAAGTAAAATATCGGTCGGGTTTAACTATGAGCACAAGCGTACTATTGCCACACATGAGCTATTGCTCGCCACAGGAACAAAACTTTACCTGGGATCAGACGGCTTTGCTGACCAAAATAATGACTGTAGGCAAAAGTTTGGCTCAGTCCAACTCATAAAGCTACTCGCGAGCACCAGTCATTTACCACTTACCAAACAAAGGCATTGCCTTGAGAAAGTATTGAAAGAGTTTATGGCAGGTACCGAACAACGTGACGATATTTTGCTGATGGGCATAAAATTATAA
- a CDS encoding McrC family protein: MYLFEFGAWHDLPFDSKKITRLKAYLNTVWQNRHLFYNASLPNTVQQRMFDFDGHQIKARNYVGFVRFEGHDIYVLPKVFNCLTPPPPKVCFDHVLYYLSYSQRVRFPFALARTHTSPSLFLPEICIFLFASYAEQLLIEQPLHLYQERTEELDFLKGQLDIDQYLKENIATGNWQKLHSRHTPLLYNNRFNQLVKYTARQLLLMTQYAPSLEHLQHMIALLQNVSDVPMTYKDCMKIRLPEQQIALQTVVDMCAMFLGNEMINYEVGQKYNFAFLLPMELVYEDFIGQFVQTHFAQWQPRLQPKKYLGRNPTGKPVFSVQPDMLLGSPQVIADTKYKIREVPLRHSQTAIEESDIYQMIAYALGYRCSEMVLLYPASYRQPKTLSFSESFNIQSDLLTTPLRIRAESLDITTTAQTKFAEALEQKLKKQLQRIFESH, translated from the coding sequence ATGTACTTATTCGAATTTGGTGCCTGGCACGATTTACCTTTTGACTCCAAAAAAATCACCCGGCTTAAGGCGTATTTAAATACTGTATGGCAAAACCGCCACTTATTTTACAATGCCTCTTTGCCCAATACAGTCCAACAGCGTATGTTTGATTTTGACGGGCACCAGATCAAGGCACGCAACTATGTGGGTTTTGTAAGGTTTGAAGGTCACGATATATATGTCTTGCCCAAGGTTTTCAACTGTTTGACGCCTCCCCCACCTAAGGTATGTTTTGACCACGTGTTGTATTATTTAAGCTACAGCCAACGAGTACGTTTTCCTTTTGCGCTGGCACGTACCCACACCAGTCCGTCATTATTTTTACCCGAAATATGCATCTTTCTGTTTGCTTCTTATGCCGAACAATTGCTCATCGAACAACCATTGCATTTGTACCAGGAACGCACTGAAGAGTTAGATTTCCTGAAAGGACAGCTTGACATTGACCAATACCTCAAAGAAAATATAGCCACTGGCAACTGGCAAAAACTACATAGCCGCCACACACCTTTGCTTTACAATAACCGGTTTAACCAGTTGGTAAAGTACACTGCACGCCAGTTGCTTCTCATGACCCAATACGCACCTTCGCTGGAACACCTGCAGCACATGATTGCACTCTTGCAAAATGTAAGCGATGTACCCATGACTTATAAAGATTGCATGAAAATACGCCTGCCAGAGCAACAAATAGCCCTACAGACAGTGGTAGATATGTGTGCTATGTTTTTGGGCAACGAAATGATCAATTATGAGGTGGGGCAAAAGTACAACTTTGCATTTTTGTTGCCAATGGAGTTGGTGTATGAGGACTTCATTGGCCAATTTGTACAAACTCACTTTGCCCAATGGCAACCCCGACTGCAACCCAAGAAATACCTTGGTCGGAACCCAACAGGTAAGCCTGTCTTTAGTGTCCAACCGGATATGTTGCTGGGGAGCCCTCAGGTAATTGCCGATACTAAATATAAAATAAGAGAAGTACCTTTGCGACATAGCCAAACTGCTATAGAAGAAAGTGATATTTATCAAATGATTGCGTATGCCCTGGGGTATCGCTGCTCTGAAATGGTACTGTTGTACCCGGCAAGTTACAGGCAGCCCAAAACGCTGAGTTTCTCTGAGTCTTTCAACATACAAAGCGATTTATTGACCACCCCTTTGCGCATAAGGGCAGAGAGTCTTGACATTACCACTACTGCCCAAACAAAGTTTGCTGAAGCGCTTGAGCAAAAGTTAAAAAAACAACTGCAACGTATTTTTGAGTCTCATTAG
- a CDS encoding S41 family peptidase, which translates to MRKFYLVACFLWGLASVIQAQTQPIFATQPAISPDGNQVAFSFQGDIWVMAANGGVARRLTIHQGYDANPIWSSDGKHIAFSSNRASNYDVFTIPANGGATKRLTYHSSGDQATCWTAQNEVLFTSRVRAYRQIAYEREIHKVSAEGGTPQRMLDAQGYMPTQSPNGKLIAFVRGTCGVVREAYQGPANRNIWIYNNETKQYTQLTNDPSNEFQPIWSDDNALYYISAKSGKYNIYQQKLNTDGTANGNARQITRYTDDGIRYFGVSRNNQLVFERQISLYTMNANEGKAKKLTIQATNDYRFDQVTHQTYRNGVADYKVAPNGKYVAVEIRGEIFIKPIAKDKRKAMNLSDHAFRDESPEWLNDSTLVFISDRNGQRDLYLVRSIDKKQSNLYKTLKTKVIQLTQTKAEEFAPTLSPNGKKIAYRRGRGELVVASISATGKLSNEKVLVKGWATPGGVAWSPDSRWLSYSLTNLNFNREVYIQAANNSQPGVNVSMHPRGDYGAVWSPDGSKLAFMSNRINDYDVWFVWLNRADWEKSKSDHEEGGYYDDPDKKKSKPKKNALVNIDFENIHHRVARVTSLPGNEGGLAIGNKGQTFYFTATNPTARHHRYDLYQVKWDGSQTKMLTKRGKNPRRLLLSPKGKKLHFLASGVLQQMLLKAKKTTPLPHEAKMVIDHHQERIQMFEEGWRALQAGFYDPNFHGQNFVALRKKYKPWALAASTTQDFRMIYNRMLGQLNASHMGLYGPNPETIQREQTGLLGAEVVPVTTGVKIVHVIRHAPADRTRSKLNEGDVITKVNGQEVNDKVNFYSLLTNTHNERVMLTVQGKGGTREVIIRPIKSLSNLLYEEWISDQKALVKKYSGGRLGYIHIRGMNMPSFERFERELMASGYGKEGIVIDVRFNGGGWTTDYLMAVLNVRQHAYTIPRGAVKSLQKEHKKYRNYYPFSERLPLSSWVKPSVALCNENSYSNAEIFSHAYKHLGIGKLVGKPTFGAVISTGSRRLIDGSRVRMPFRAWYVKATEKNMELGPAVPDFVLDNVPDNRAKKEDAQLKKAVEVLLKQIDTKK; encoded by the coding sequence ATGAGAAAATTTTACCTAGTAGCTTGCTTCCTGTGGGGGTTAGCCAGTGTTATTCAGGCACAAACTCAACCTATATTTGCTACTCAGCCCGCCATTAGTCCGGACGGCAATCAAGTAGCGTTTTCGTTTCAGGGAGATATATGGGTAATGGCTGCTAATGGTGGAGTTGCCCGCCGCCTCACGATTCACCAGGGGTACGATGCCAACCCTATATGGAGCTCCGATGGCAAACACATTGCTTTTAGTAGCAACCGGGCGAGCAATTACGATGTTTTTACCATTCCAGCCAACGGAGGAGCGACCAAACGCCTTACTTACCACAGCAGTGGCGACCAAGCCACTTGCTGGACAGCTCAAAACGAGGTTTTGTTTACTTCACGGGTTAGGGCTTATCGCCAAATTGCTTATGAACGTGAAATACACAAAGTAAGTGCTGAGGGGGGGACTCCGCAAAGAATGCTGGATGCCCAAGGGTACATGCCTACCCAATCGCCCAATGGCAAACTCATTGCCTTTGTACGTGGCACTTGTGGCGTCGTACGTGAAGCCTACCAGGGTCCTGCCAACAGAAATATATGGATATATAATAACGAGACGAAACAGTATACCCAACTGACCAACGACCCATCGAATGAGTTTCAACCGATTTGGAGCGATGATAATGCTTTGTATTATATAAGCGCCAAAAGTGGTAAGTATAATATTTATCAACAAAAACTCAACACAGATGGCACTGCTAACGGCAATGCACGCCAAATTACCCGGTATACCGACGATGGCATACGCTATTTTGGCGTAAGCCGTAACAATCAATTGGTATTTGAGCGCCAGATAAGCTTGTATACAATGAACGCCAACGAAGGAAAGGCTAAAAAACTGACCATACAGGCAACCAATGACTATCGGTTTGACCAGGTGACCCACCAAACTTACCGCAATGGGGTGGCTGATTATAAGGTAGCACCCAATGGCAAATATGTGGCAGTAGAGATTAGAGGTGAAATATTTATAAAACCTATAGCCAAAGACAAGCGCAAAGCGATGAACTTGTCTGACCATGCTTTTCGTGATGAATCACCTGAATGGCTCAATGACTCTACCCTTGTTTTTATTTCTGACCGTAATGGGCAGCGCGACTTATACCTGGTGCGATCAATAGACAAAAAACAAAGTAACCTGTATAAAACACTTAAAACCAAAGTGATACAACTTACCCAAACCAAGGCAGAGGAGTTTGCACCTACACTATCGCCCAATGGCAAAAAAATAGCTTATCGACGAGGCAGAGGCGAGCTGGTGGTAGCTAGTATATCGGCAACAGGCAAGCTTAGCAATGAAAAAGTATTGGTAAAAGGTTGGGCAACTCCAGGAGGAGTCGCCTGGAGCCCTGATAGTCGTTGGCTGTCTTACTCACTTACTAACCTTAACTTTAACCGAGAAGTATACATTCAGGCTGCCAACAACAGCCAGCCAGGGGTAAATGTAAGCATGCATCCTCGTGGCGATTACGGTGCAGTATGGAGTCCGGATGGGTCGAAACTGGCATTTATGTCTAACCGTATCAATGACTACGACGTATGGTTTGTGTGGTTGAACCGGGCAGATTGGGAAAAATCAAAATCAGACCACGAAGAAGGTGGGTACTATGATGACCCTGACAAGAAAAAGAGTAAGCCCAAAAAGAATGCGCTGGTAAACATAGATTTTGAAAATATCCATCATCGGGTAGCCAGGGTTACTTCGCTGCCTGGCAATGAAGGTGGCTTGGCTATTGGCAATAAAGGGCAAACTTTTTATTTTACAGCTACCAATCCCACCGCCCGTCACCATCGATATGATTTGTATCAGGTAAAATGGGATGGCTCCCAAACAAAAATGCTTACCAAAAGGGGCAAAAACCCCCGAAGATTATTGCTATCGCCGAAAGGCAAAAAACTGCACTTTTTGGCAAGTGGTGTATTGCAACAAATGTTGCTCAAGGCAAAAAAAACAACTCCTCTCCCTCATGAAGCCAAAATGGTGATTGACCATCACCAAGAAAGAATACAAATGTTTGAAGAAGGTTGGCGTGCGCTCCAGGCAGGTTTTTATGACCCTAATTTTCACGGGCAAAACTTTGTTGCTTTGCGCAAAAAATACAAACCTTGGGCTTTGGCAGCTTCTACTACGCAAGACTTTCGGATGATATATAACCGTATGCTGGGACAGCTCAACGCCAGCCACATGGGGTTGTATGGCCCTAACCCTGAAACCATTCAGCGAGAACAGACTGGTTTGTTAGGTGCAGAGGTGGTGCCAGTAACCACAGGAGTAAAAATAGTGCACGTGATCAGGCATGCCCCTGCTGACAGAACCCGCAGCAAACTCAATGAAGGTGATGTCATTACCAAAGTAAACGGGCAGGAAGTCAATGACAAGGTTAACTTTTACTCATTACTCACCAACACCCACAATGAACGGGTGATGTTGACAGTACAAGGTAAAGGTGGGACTCGTGAGGTCATTATTCGTCCAATAAAAAGCTTGTCTAACCTTTTATATGAAGAGTGGATAAGTGACCAGAAAGCTTTGGTAAAAAAGTACTCTGGAGGACGCTTAGGCTATATCCACATCCGGGGAATGAATATGCCAAGTTTTGAGCGGTTTGAACGCGAACTGATGGCAAGTGGTTATGGCAAAGAAGGCATTGTGATTGATGTACGTTTTAATGGGGGAGGTTGGACTACCGACTATTTAATGGCAGTGCTCAACGTACGTCAACACGCCTATACCATTCCACGTGGGGCAGTAAAAAGCCTACAAAAAGAACATAAAAAGTACCGTAACTATTACCCGTTTAGCGAGCGCTTGCCTTTGTCGTCCTGGGTAAAGCCTTCGGTAGCCTTGTGCAACGAAAACAGCTACTCAAACGCTGAGATATTTTCACATGCTTACAAACATCTGGGCATAGGCAAGCTGGTGGGTAAGCCTACTTTTGGGGCGGTAATTTCTACTGGTAGCCGTCGTTTGATAGATGGCTCGCGAGTGCGCATGCCATTTAGAGCCTGGTATGTAAAAGCTACCGAAAAAAACATGGAGCTGGGGCCTGCCGTGCCTGACTTTGTGTTAGACAATGTACCAGATAACCGGGCTAAAAAAGAAGATGCTCAGCTGAAAAAAGCGGTAGAGGTATTGCTCAAGCAAATAGACACAAAAAAATAA
- a CDS encoding sensor histidine kinase, whose product MLFQQFVNKFNDEDFLRQFPRSFKYAFHIFTSITMLGASLWVSLSIAYGLYNVAIIPAGFMVTTLLSMWYLYASQNFKIVRFIQILTSMTLPFVYQWTLGGYMATGAVMLWSFIPLFGLLSFTHIERANYWIVWFILLLVASAFIDHQVQVRTPQILQSNINQKFFFTINAGIIGVITFFMIRAYIVVNIKRRKVNRLLKNQRSELIAKNHEIKQKNEAIRLQQAELSDLSHFKDKLLSIISHDLKSPLNTLQGTLTLLGAGAITPEELQVLTLELRDKMQATRYLMENILQWAMMQMEKVKFTPELLNLHDITADTLKVLTATQNKNIELYNDVPAETKVFADAHMVALVIRNLSANAIKFTQQDGEVRVTAQAMDKGYVEVAIQDNGVGIPPDVLPYLFDSTHTYTTEGTDDEKGTGLGLLLCQEFVEKNQGKIWAESTQGEGTTFKFTLPRKAPVLESQK is encoded by the coding sequence ATGCTATTTCAACAATTTGTCAATAAATTTAATGACGAAGATTTTCTTCGGCAGTTCCCTCGTAGTTTTAAATATGCTTTTCACATATTTACTAGCATTACTATGTTGGGGGCTTCGCTATGGGTAAGCTTGAGCATTGCATACGGTTTATACAATGTAGCTATTATCCCTGCGGGCTTTATGGTAACTACATTGCTTAGCATGTGGTACTTGTACGCTTCGCAAAACTTTAAGATAGTACGTTTTATTCAAATCCTTACCAGCATGACGCTGCCTTTTGTGTACCAGTGGACATTGGGTGGGTACATGGCTACAGGTGCGGTGATGTTGTGGTCGTTTATACCACTGTTTGGGCTTTTATCATTTACTCATATAGAGCGCGCCAATTACTGGATCGTCTGGTTTATACTATTACTGGTAGCCAGTGCTTTTATTGATCATCAGGTACAGGTACGCACCCCACAAATATTACAGAGCAACATCAACCAGAAATTTTTCTTTACGATCAATGCAGGTATTATAGGAGTCATTACTTTTTTTATGATCCGTGCCTACATTGTAGTAAATATCAAACGCCGAAAGGTCAACCGCTTGTTGAAAAACCAAAGATCAGAGTTGATTGCCAAGAATCATGAGATTAAGCAAAAAAACGAAGCCATACGCTTACAGCAAGCAGAACTTTCTGACCTGAGCCATTTCAAAGACAAGTTGTTGTCTATCATTTCGCACGACCTCAAAAGTCCACTCAACACACTACAAGGCACGCTTACCTTATTGGGAGCTGGCGCCATTACTCCTGAAGAACTTCAGGTGCTTACTCTGGAATTACGCGATAAAATGCAAGCCACCCGCTACCTCATGGAAAACATTTTGCAATGGGCTATGATGCAAATGGAAAAGGTAAAGTTTACTCCCGAATTACTTAATTTACACGATATAACCGCAGATACCCTTAAGGTACTGACTGCTACACAAAATAAAAATATTGAATTGTATAACGATGTTCCTGCCGAAACAAAGGTGTTTGCTGATGCACACATGGTAGCATTGGTGATCAGAAACCTGAGTGCTAATGCTATTAAGTTTACCCAACAAGATGGTGAGGTGAGGGTAACTGCTCAAGCAATGGATAAAGGCTATGTTGAGGTGGCCATTCAAGACAATGGTGTAGGTATACCACCTGATGTATTGCCCTATTTGTTTGACAGTACCCATACTTATACTACTGAGGGCACTGACGACGAAAAAGGTACAGGGTTGGGGTTGTTGCTTTGCCAGGAGTTTGTAGAGAAGAACCAGGGGAAAATATGGGCAGAAAGTACTCAAGGCGAAGGCACTACTTTTAAATTTACCCTGCCACGCAAAGCACCTGTTTTGGAGAGTCAAAAATAG
- a CDS encoding PP2C family protein-serine/threonine phosphatase yields the protein MPLLSIQFIRQQINNASFLTQYPADFKKAYFFFLLMMNTGGLMWGILCLLFGFYLISIIPFGYIALSLVNLQYLLQRENFVRCRSIQVLFSLLLPFLFQWLLGGFNATGVVMLWSVLTLIALLTFSKAKEGNGWLVLFIVLLVGSTIADGYLVEFTPAPLKAAQVQLILLTVNIGMIASITFFLFKFFIKSDRHTKSMNQQLAQQKHGLSERHFEIEQQNEEILSINDELQRQTIEIEQKRVAMMGGITYAKNIQKALHASSKGLRQVLPESFVLNQPKDIVSGDFFWFTQTEAKPIYQEISTFDGIQRVFQGFENEKILIAAIDCTGHGVPGAFMTVMGKVFIDEIVLLHHLTDPAKILTALDKKIVHALTSNTSLNDGMDMSLMMLDQDDHTLVFSGAKNPLWYVRNGLMHQVSGSKFPIGSGQYKYGKSFENTYIATQPGDVFYIFSDGFQDQFGGGNDKKYMKRRFRELLLSISSLPLTEQKQLLKQELRAWQKDNYQTDDVLVVGVKV from the coding sequence ATGCCGTTGCTTTCTATCCAGTTTATACGCCAGCAAATCAACAATGCGTCTTTTCTTACCCAATACCCCGCAGACTTTAAAAAAGCCTATTTCTTTTTTTTATTGATGATGAACACTGGAGGCTTGATGTGGGGTATATTATGCCTTTTATTTGGTTTTTACCTGATTTCTATCATTCCCTTTGGGTATATTGCATTAAGCCTTGTTAACCTACAGTACTTACTACAACGCGAAAACTTTGTACGGTGTCGTTCTATACAGGTACTATTTAGTTTGTTATTGCCTTTTTTGTTTCAATGGCTGTTGGGTGGATTCAACGCCACTGGAGTAGTCATGCTTTGGTCGGTGCTTACCCTTATTGCACTACTTACTTTCTCCAAAGCTAAAGAGGGCAATGGTTGGCTGGTATTGTTTATTGTATTATTGGTAGGCTCAACAATAGCTGACGGCTACTTGGTTGAGTTTACTCCTGCTCCCCTCAAAGCTGCTCAGGTACAACTAATATTACTCACTGTTAATATTGGCATGATTGCTTCTATCACTTTTTTTCTATTCAAGTTTTTTATCAAAAGTGACCGCCACACCAAGTCTATGAACCAACAACTGGCACAACAAAAACACGGTTTGTCGGAGCGCCACTTTGAGATAGAACAACAAAACGAAGAGATATTAAGCATTAATGATGAACTGCAACGTCAAACCATTGAAATAGAACAGAAACGGGTGGCTATGATGGGGGGAATCACCTATGCCAAAAACATTCAAAAGGCTTTGCACGCTTCTTCTAAAGGTTTGCGGCAAGTGCTCCCTGAGTCGTTTGTCCTTAACCAACCTAAAGATATTGTGAGCGGTGATTTTTTTTGGTTTACCCAAACAGAAGCCAAGCCTATATATCAAGAAATAAGCACCTTTGACGGTATACAAAGGGTTTTTCAAGGGTTTGAAAACGAAAAAATTCTTATCGCAGCTATTGACTGCACTGGGCATGGGGTGCCGGGGGCTTTTATGACGGTAATGGGCAAGGTATTTATAGATGAGATTGTACTACTGCACCACCTGACCGACCCTGCCAAAATACTCACTGCTCTCGACAAAAAAATTGTACATGCCCTTACCAGCAATACCAGCCTAAACGATGGTATGGACATGTCGCTCATGATGCTCGACCAAGATGACCATACACTGGTCTTTTCGGGCGCAAAAAACCCGCTCTGGTACGTAAGAAACGGCCTCATGCATCAAGTATCAGGATCTAAGTTTCCTATTGGCAGTGGGCAATACAAATATGGTAAGAGTTTTGAGAATACTTACATTGCTACTCAGCCAGGCGATGTATTTTATATTTTTTCTGATGGGTTTCAAGACCAGTTTGGTGGTGGAAACGATAAAAAATATATGAAAAGGCGTTTTAGGGAATTATTGCTCAGCATAAGTTCGTTGCCGCTGACCGAACAAAAACAATTGCTCAAACAAGAGCTCAGAGCCTGGCAAAAGGACAACTACCAAACAGATGATGTGTTGGTGGTAGGAGTTAAGGTTTGA
- a CDS encoding DUF423 domain-containing protein — MHKFFLMAGALLGGLSVAIGAFGAHALKKVLEQNNYTEVFETGVRYQFFHAVALCIVGILILQMPHKYLTYAGYSFIIGTVIFSGTLYVLSLTGIRWLGAITPLGGTAFIVGWIFLFLAVWNAK, encoded by the coding sequence ATGCATAAGTTTTTTTTAATGGCTGGCGCCTTACTTGGCGGGCTTTCGGTAGCAATAGGTGCTTTTGGTGCACACGCTTTAAAAAAAGTATTAGAACAAAACAACTATACAGAAGTATTTGAAACTGGAGTACGTTACCAATTTTTTCACGCAGTGGCACTTTGTATAGTAGGCATACTTATTTTGCAAATGCCCCACAAATATTTAACCTATGCGGGATATTCATTTATCATAGGTACGGTTATTTTTTCAGGTACCCTGTATGTGCTCTCGCTTACGGGCATTCGTTGGTTGGGCGCTATTACTCCATTGGGTGGCACTGCCTTTATTGTTGGCTGGATATTTTTGTTTTTAGCAGTTTGGAACGCTAAATAA